A region of Diospyros lotus cultivar Yz01 chromosome 3, ASM1463336v1, whole genome shotgun sequence DNA encodes the following proteins:
- the LOC127797557 gene encoding transcription factor BHLH089-like isoform X1 — MDPPAMINGGAFQSAAVQFNLGEIWPFPIGNGESGGGLGQFTENVSVNWGVSGNDPMVLDQRGARNGGSRKRRGAAPVDEATKVVSASTGNGMNDCNGKRIKTGGTRDENGDSRAEAEANSSKPGEQNTKPAEPLKQDYIHVRARRGQATDSHSLAERFDGQARREKISERMKILQDLVPGCNKVIGKALVLDEIINYVQSLQRQVEFLSMKLEAVNSRMNLGIEGFPSKDFSQQTFDTAGATFSSPATGAYHRGSSPEWLHMQIGSGFERTR, encoded by the exons ATGGACCCTCCGGCGATGATCAACGGCGGCGCATTTCAGTCTGCGGCGGTGCAGTTCAATTTGGGGGAGATCTGGCCTTTCCCTATCGGCAACGGTGAGTCCGGAGGGGGATTGGGCCAATTTACGGAGAATGTGAGTGTGAATTGGGGAGTTTCCGGTAATGATCCGATGGTTCTGGATCAGAGAGGGGCTCGGAATGGCGGTTCCAGGAAGCGGCGTGGCGCGGCTCCAGTGGATGAGGCCACCAAGGTTGTATCAGCGAGCACTGGCAACGGCATG AATGATTGCAATGGGAAACGCATTAAGACAGGGGGTACTAGAGATGAGAATGGAGATTCCAGAGCTGAAGCAGAGGCAAATTCAAGCAAGCCAGGGGAACAGAATACAAAACCAGCCGAGCCACTGAAACAAGATTACATCCATGTTCGAGCAAGAAGGGGCCAAGCCACAGATAGCCATAGTCTAGCAGAAAGA TTTGATGGACAGGCTAGGAGAGAAAAGATAAGCGAAAGAATGAAAATTTTACAGGATCTGGTCCCTGGTTGTAATAAG GTCATTGGCAAGGCATTGGTTCTGGATGAGATAATCAATTATGTTCAGTCTCTACAACGACAGGTGGAG TTTTTGTCGATGAAGCTTGAAGCAGTTAATTCGAGAATGAACCTGGGAATTGAAGGATTTCCTTCAAAAGAT TTTAGTCAACAAACATTTGACACAGCTGGAGCGACATTCAGTTCACCAGCAACAGGAGCCTACCATAGGGGTTCATCACCAGAATGGCTACACATGCAGATTGGCAGTGGCTTCGAAAGAACAAGATGA
- the LOC127797559 gene encoding CLAVATA3/ESR (CLE)-related protein 25-like, which yields MGSSSATITGLKALFGALAFLGFIWLLLLGILEAGRPDQRSFKDMEMAAGKKLGVHQLDLNNMSKRRVPNGPDPIHNRRAGNSHRPPGHA from the exons ATGGGTAGCAGCAGTGCTACTATTACTGGGTTGAAGGCCTTGTTCGGGGCGCTTGCATTCTTGGGATTTATTTGGCTGTTGTTGCTTGGTATTTTAGAAGCTGGACGACCAGACCAGAGAAGCTTCAAGGATATGGAGATGGCAGCGGGAAAGAAGCTTGGTGTCCATCAGCTGGATCTCaacaacatgagcaaaagaagAGTTCCAAATGGACCTGACCCCATACACAACAG GAGAGCTGGAAACTCCCACAGGCCGCCTGGTCATGCCTAG
- the LOC127797557 gene encoding transcription factor BHLH089-like isoform X3, whose amino-acid sequence MDPPAMINGGAFQSAAVQFNLGEIWPFPIGNGESGGGLGQFTENVSVNWGVSGNDPMVLDQRGARNGGSRKRRGAAPVDEATKVVSASTGNGMNDCNGKRIKTGGTRDENGDSRAEAEANSSKPGEQNTKPAEPLKQDYIHVRARRGQATDSHSLAERARREKISERMKILQDLVPGCNKVIGKALVLDEIINYVQSLQRQVEFLSMKLEAVNSRMNLGIEGFPSKDFSQQTFDTAGATFSSPATGAYHRGSSPEWLHMQIGSGFERTR is encoded by the exons ATGGACCCTCCGGCGATGATCAACGGCGGCGCATTTCAGTCTGCGGCGGTGCAGTTCAATTTGGGGGAGATCTGGCCTTTCCCTATCGGCAACGGTGAGTCCGGAGGGGGATTGGGCCAATTTACGGAGAATGTGAGTGTGAATTGGGGAGTTTCCGGTAATGATCCGATGGTTCTGGATCAGAGAGGGGCTCGGAATGGCGGTTCCAGGAAGCGGCGTGGCGCGGCTCCAGTGGATGAGGCCACCAAGGTTGTATCAGCGAGCACTGGCAACGGCATG AATGATTGCAATGGGAAACGCATTAAGACAGGGGGTACTAGAGATGAGAATGGAGATTCCAGAGCTGAAGCAGAGGCAAATTCAAGCAAGCCAGGGGAACAGAATACAAAACCAGCCGAGCCACTGAAACAAGATTACATCCATGTTCGAGCAAGAAGGGGCCAAGCCACAGATAGCCATAGTCTAGCAGAAAGA GCTAGGAGAGAAAAGATAAGCGAAAGAATGAAAATTTTACAGGATCTGGTCCCTGGTTGTAATAAG GTCATTGGCAAGGCATTGGTTCTGGATGAGATAATCAATTATGTTCAGTCTCTACAACGACAGGTGGAG TTTTTGTCGATGAAGCTTGAAGCAGTTAATTCGAGAATGAACCTGGGAATTGAAGGATTTCCTTCAAAAGAT TTTAGTCAACAAACATTTGACACAGCTGGAGCGACATTCAGTTCACCAGCAACAGGAGCCTACCATAGGGGTTCATCACCAGAATGGCTACACATGCAGATTGGCAGTGGCTTCGAAAGAACAAGATGA